In Luteolibacter sp. Y139, a genomic segment contains:
- a CDS encoding S1C family serine protease, translated as MKSHLPRALAILLTLSAAFAQEGRKFDKLLDYEDVIIRKVEPDGIRIMHKGGIAKIPFERLPPELVAELGLNAEDAELHRKNTTVAENEAANREKGADFLKSRATKLVGIILQVKEGGILLSPAGFTTGKTKEIKVPYTVQEDGPTTLQPNRKPKIVKGFTTKTVPEVITVEVAWLSCDTKPYIDGMKFEKDVYVVGKYTYVGTDGAERTVPSFTTDSTALLTAGGHGDAAEAAKKPVGIATGTGFFITASGHMLTNNHVVANRTKIEVEVGGKFVPAKVLKFDATNDVALLKVEAENTKWLPLGEEKGIGLAKPVFTVGFPQVTVQGSSAKFTEGSVSSLSGANDDGRYFQISVPIQPGNSGSPLVDGTGKVVGIVSATLGSGVSSRGLEINQNVNYALKIGYAKSMLGSAFTPPAPLANPPKTREALVQATADAVALIKAQ; from the coding sequence ATGAAGTCGCACCTCCCACGCGCGCTCGCCATCCTGCTCACCCTATCCGCCGCTTTTGCCCAGGAAGGGCGGAAGTTCGACAAGCTGCTGGACTACGAGGACGTGATCATCCGCAAGGTCGAGCCGGATGGCATCCGCATCATGCACAAGGGCGGGATCGCCAAGATTCCCTTCGAGCGCCTGCCCCCCGAACTGGTGGCGGAGCTGGGCCTGAACGCCGAGGACGCGGAGCTTCACCGCAAGAACACCACGGTCGCGGAGAACGAGGCCGCGAATCGTGAGAAAGGCGCGGATTTCCTCAAGTCCCGCGCTACCAAGCTCGTCGGCATCATTCTCCAAGTGAAGGAAGGCGGCATCCTGCTCTCCCCCGCTGGCTTCACCACCGGCAAGACCAAGGAGATCAAGGTCCCCTACACCGTGCAGGAAGACGGCCCAACCACCCTCCAGCCGAACCGCAAGCCGAAGATCGTAAAGGGCTTCACCACCAAAACCGTCCCGGAGGTCATCACCGTCGAGGTCGCGTGGCTTTCCTGCGATACCAAGCCCTACATCGACGGGATGAAATTTGAGAAGGATGTCTACGTGGTGGGCAAATACACTTACGTCGGCACGGACGGAGCCGAGCGGACCGTCCCGTCATTCACCACGGATTCCACCGCGTTGCTCACCGCCGGCGGCCACGGTGATGCGGCAGAGGCTGCGAAGAAGCCGGTGGGCATCGCGACCGGCACTGGCTTTTTCATCACGGCCAGCGGTCACATGCTGACCAACAACCACGTCGTCGCCAACCGCACCAAGATCGAGGTGGAAGTCGGTGGCAAGTTCGTGCCTGCCAAGGTGCTGAAGTTCGATGCCACCAACGACGTCGCCCTGCTGAAGGTGGAAGCCGAAAACACCAAGTGGCTGCCGCTGGGTGAAGAGAAAGGCATCGGCCTCGCCAAGCCGGTCTTCACCGTGGGCTTCCCCCAGGTGACGGTGCAGGGCAGCTCGGCGAAGTTCACCGAAGGCAGCGTCAGCTCGCTCTCCGGTGCGAATGATGATGGCCGCTACTTCCAGATCAGTGTTCCGATCCAGCCCGGCAACTCCGGCAGCCCGCTCGTCGATGGCACTGGCAAGGTCGTCGGCATCGTCTCCGCTACCCTCGGCAGCGGCGTCTCCTCGCGCGGCCTGGAGATCAATCAGAACGTGAACTACGCGCTGAAGATCGGCTACGCGAAATCGATGCTCGGCTCGGCCTTCACCCCGCCTGCACCACTTGCGAATCCACCGAAGACCCGAGAGGCATTGGTCCAAGCCACGGCCGATGCCGTGGCCTTGATCAAGGCGCAGTGA
- a CDS encoding aconitate hydratase produces MDTLRTFKTGSGADGKFYSLPALAEQGFPNLSKLPVSIRIVLESVLRCVDGRKVSEKDVANLANYNAKSPGDYEIPFTVARIVLQDFTGVPLLVDVAAMRDAAVKRGAAPEKIEPLVPVDLVVDHSVQVDFAGSQLSLDRNMAIEFIRNRERYEFLKWGQQAFETFSVVPPGIGIVHQVNLEYLAKGVLSKDGVYYPDTLVGTDSHTTMINGLGVVGWGVGGIEAEAGMLGQPVTFLVPEVVGVYLTGELKEGVTATDLTLRITQMLRKHGVVGKFVEFFGPGTKALSLPDRATIANMAPEYGATMGFFPVDEETIAYMRGTGRSEELCTTVENYYKAQGLFGIPDKGDCEYTDLLELDLSTIVPSVAGPKRPQDRIDVTALRETFDTLFSAPVANGGFGLDAAQRETRVKLTMREKAGVSVDSLLATDGNHQPFEGGPRNEVEMVSNRPTPDAVDPDLFPGGPQDMELTHGSILIAAITSCTNTSNPSVMIAAGLVAKKANALGLTVAPYVKTSLAPGSRVVTDYFEATGLQKELDQLGFQTVGYGCTTCIGNSGPLHPSIEGAITEGSLVCASVLSGNRNFEARVHGSIKANFLMSPPLVVAYALAGRVDLDLTTEPVGNDKDGNPVFLKDLWPNHEEVKQQLAAALKPAVYQKLYGDLASANPKWAEISGTTGATYSWDEKSTYIQSPPFFEGGATVTGDILNARPLGIFGDSVTTDHISPAGSIKATSPAGKYLIENGVEKAEFNSYGARRGNDRVMTRGTFANVRIKNLMCPGIEGGYTQYFGDAEVSKPDQAIEAYEGAKPTFIYDASMAYQADGTKLIIIGGEDYGMGSSRDWAAKGTRLLGVSAVITKSFERIHRSNLIGMGVLPLNFIHADDYDRVKGLTGARFDITGIGGELKPMQDALLVCHLPDHSRVEFPLKVRLDTPAEVDYYLAGGILPYVLDQILA; encoded by the coding sequence ATGGACACGCTTCGCACGTTCAAAACCGGCTCCGGCGCCGACGGCAAATTCTACTCCTTGCCCGCGCTGGCCGAACAAGGCTTCCCGAACCTTTCCAAGCTGCCGGTGTCCATCCGGATCGTGCTGGAGTCCGTGCTGCGCTGCGTGGATGGCCGCAAGGTTTCCGAGAAGGACGTGGCGAACCTCGCCAACTACAACGCGAAGTCCCCCGGAGACTACGAGATCCCGTTCACGGTCGCCCGCATTGTGCTTCAGGACTTTACCGGCGTGCCGCTCCTCGTGGACGTGGCCGCCATGCGTGATGCCGCCGTGAAGCGGGGTGCCGCCCCGGAAAAGATCGAGCCACTGGTGCCCGTCGATCTCGTGGTCGATCACTCGGTGCAGGTTGACTTCGCCGGCTCCCAGCTCTCGCTCGACCGGAACATGGCGATCGAATTCATCCGCAACCGCGAGCGCTACGAATTCCTCAAGTGGGGCCAGCAGGCATTCGAGACCTTCTCCGTGGTGCCTCCCGGCATCGGCATCGTTCATCAGGTGAATCTGGAGTACCTCGCGAAGGGCGTGCTTTCGAAGGACGGCGTCTACTATCCAGACACCCTCGTCGGCACCGACTCCCACACCACCATGATCAATGGCTTGGGCGTCGTCGGCTGGGGTGTCGGTGGCATCGAGGCGGAAGCCGGCATGCTCGGCCAGCCGGTGACCTTCCTCGTTCCGGAAGTCGTCGGCGTCTATCTGACCGGCGAGCTGAAGGAAGGCGTGACGGCGACCGACTTGACGCTGCGCATCACCCAGATGCTCCGGAAGCATGGCGTGGTCGGCAAGTTCGTCGAGTTCTTCGGCCCCGGCACCAAGGCACTCAGCCTGCCCGACCGCGCCACCATCGCGAACATGGCGCCCGAGTACGGCGCCACAATGGGCTTCTTCCCGGTCGATGAGGAAACCATCGCCTACATGCGCGGCACCGGTCGCTCCGAGGAGCTCTGCACCACGGTAGAGAACTACTACAAGGCGCAAGGCCTGTTCGGCATCCCGGACAAGGGCGACTGTGAATACACCGACCTGTTAGAACTCGATCTTTCCACGATCGTTCCGTCCGTCGCTGGTCCGAAGCGTCCGCAGGACCGCATCGATGTGACCGCCTTGCGTGAGACCTTCGACACCTTGTTCAGCGCGCCGGTGGCCAATGGTGGCTTCGGCCTCGACGCCGCCCAGCGCGAGACCCGCGTGAAGTTGACGATGCGCGAGAAGGCAGGCGTGTCCGTCGACTCGCTGCTCGCCACCGATGGCAACCATCAGCCCTTCGAAGGCGGCCCGCGCAACGAAGTCGAGATGGTTTCCAATCGCCCGACGCCTGATGCCGTCGATCCCGATCTTTTCCCCGGCGGCCCGCAGGACATGGAGCTGACGCACGGCTCGATCCTGATCGCTGCCATCACCTCCTGCACCAACACCAGCAACCCGAGCGTGATGATCGCCGCGGGTTTGGTGGCGAAGAAGGCGAATGCACTCGGTCTCACCGTCGCGCCCTATGTGAAAACCTCGCTGGCTCCCGGTTCACGCGTTGTCACCGATTACTTTGAAGCGACAGGCCTCCAGAAGGAACTCGATCAGCTCGGCTTCCAGACGGTCGGCTACGGCTGCACCACCTGCATCGGCAACTCCGGCCCACTACACCCGTCCATTGAAGGAGCGATCACCGAAGGCAGCCTCGTCTGCGCCTCGGTGCTTTCCGGCAACCGCAACTTCGAGGCCCGCGTCCATGGCTCGATCAAGGCGAACTTCCTAATGAGCCCGCCGCTCGTCGTCGCCTACGCGCTTGCCGGTCGTGTCGATCTCGACCTGACCACCGAGCCGGTCGGCAATGACAAAGATGGCAATCCCGTCTTCCTCAAGGACCTCTGGCCGAACCATGAAGAGGTGAAGCAGCAGCTCGCCGCCGCGCTCAAGCCCGCCGTCTATCAGAAGCTCTACGGTGACCTCGCCTCCGCGAATCCGAAATGGGCCGAAATCTCCGGCACCACCGGTGCGACCTATTCCTGGGATGAGAAGTCGACCTACATCCAGAGCCCGCCCTTCTTCGAAGGTGGCGCGACGGTCACCGGCGACATCCTCAACGCTCGCCCGCTCGGCATCTTCGGCGACTCCGTCACCACCGACCACATCTCGCCCGCCGGTTCGATCAAGGCGACCTCGCCCGCCGGCAAGTACCTCATCGAGAACGGCGTCGAGAAGGCCGAGTTCAACTCCTACGGCGCACGCCGCGGCAATGACCGCGTGATGACCCGTGGCACCTTCGCCAACGTCCGCATCAAGAACCTGATGTGCCCCGGCATCGAAGGTGGCTACACCCAGTACTTCGGTGACGCGGAAGTCTCCAAGCCCGACCAAGCGATCGAGGCTTACGAAGGTGCGAAGCCGACCTTCATCTACGATGCCTCGATGGCCTATCAGGCCGATGGCACCAAGCTGATCATCATCGGTGGCGAGGACTACGGCATGGGTTCGTCCCGCGACTGGGCCGCCAAGGGCACCCGCTTGCTCGGCGTCTCTGCAGTGATCACCAAGTCCTTCGAGCGCATCCACCGCAGCAACCTCATCGGTATGGGCGTGCTCCCGCTGAACTTCATCCACGCGGATGACTACGACCGCGTGAAGGGCCTGACCGGCGCGCGCTTCGATATCACCGGCATCGGTGGCGAACTGAAGCCGATGCAGGACGCTCTGCTCGTCTGCCACCTACCCGACCACTCGCGCGTGGAGTTCCCGCTGAAGGTCCGCCTCGATACCCCGGCCGAAGTCGACTACTACCTCGCCGGTGGCATCCTACCCTACGTGCTGGACCAGATCTTGGCATAA
- a CDS encoding SUKH-4 family immunity protein: MTPREFKTRFQKAQEPAPEGVDLDLGRFRDFPRERIEELKIDEASKALLREVGLPEEAAPFLSFGDGPDKVLKKLSSASSFLDREFDRYRLLGSNGSGDFVCIDESDGSVIYLNHDSNMKRVFINSSVLQFAESLCLMAEAIQSDFAFDFGLALARIDPAALNLDAMWPVEYEMIKGSMG; this comes from the coding sequence ATGACGCCGCGAGAGTTCAAAACACGATTTCAGAAGGCTCAGGAGCCAGCACCTGAAGGTGTTGATCTCGATTTGGGGCGGTTTCGCGACTTCCCCCGAGAACGAATAGAGGAGTTGAAAATTGACGAGGCATCAAAAGCTCTTCTGCGAGAAGTTGGCCTCCCGGAGGAGGCGGCTCCGTTCCTTTCGTTTGGGGATGGCCCAGATAAAGTCCTAAAGAAATTATCCTCCGCGTCCTCATTTCTGGATCGCGAGTTTGACCGCTACAGGCTTTTGGGAAGCAATGGTTCGGGTGATTTTGTCTGCATAGACGAGAGTGACGGCAGTGTCATCTACCTGAATCACGATTCGAATATGAAGAGAGTCTTTATCAATTCATCGGTACTTCAGTTTGCAGAAAGTCTCTGCTTGATGGCTGAAGCGATTCAGTCCGACTTCGCTTTTGATTTCGGTCTCGCTCTTGCTCGCATCGATCCCGCTGCTCTCAATTTGGACGCGATGTGGCCAGTCGAGTATGAGATGATCAAAGGATCAATGGGCTGA
- a CDS encoding bifunctional aconitate hydratase 2/2-methylisocitrate dehydratase — MHLYQDYLAEIEERKAAGLHPKPIDGAELLAEIIAQIKDPSNEYRKQSLDFLIYNTLPGTTSAAGEKAAFLEEIILGKLVVEEISPTFAFELLSHMKGGASIQTLLNLALGEDAGVAKQAAEVLKTQVYLYDADTSRLKAAYDAGNPVAKDILESYAAAEFFTKLPDVPEEVQVVTYIAAEGDISTDLLSPGNQAHSRSDRELHGKCLINAEAQETIQALQKLHPGKSVMLIAEKGTMGVGSSRMSGVNNVALWTGKQASKYVPFVNIFPVVAGTNGISPIFLTTVSVTGGIGLDLKNWVKKTDAEGKVVKDANGEPILEQSYSVETGTVLTINTKEKKLYGDGKVLADISSAFTPQKVEFIKAGGSYAIVFGKKLQTFAAETLGIEAPVVFAPAKEVSNPGQGLTAVEKIFNRNAVGTTPGLTLHAGSDVRVKVNIVGSQDTTGLMTSQELEAMAATLISPTVDAAYQSGCHTASVWDKKAQANIPKLMSFMQRFGLITARDPKDGYHAMTDVIHKVLNDITVDDWDIIIGGDSHTRMSKGVAFGADSGTVALALATGEATMPIPQSVKVTFKGTLKPYMDFRDVVHSTQAQMLKKFGENVFQGRVIEVHIGTLPADQAFTFTDWTAEMKAKASICISQPETLIESLETAKHRIQIMIDKGMDNETQVLQGLIDKADKRIAEIRSGEKPPLAPDANAKYHAEMVVDLDIIDEPMIADPDVNNEDVSKRYTHDVIRGLSYYEGSKSVDLGFVGSCMVHKGDLKIVAKMLKNLEQAQGKVEFNAPLVVAAPTYNIIDELKAEGDWAILEKYSGFEFDDNAPKTAARTEYQNMMYLERPGCNLCMGNQEKAEKGDTVMATSTRLFQGRVVEDTDRKKGESLLSSTPVVVLSAILGRTPSLNEYKTAVEGIDLTTFAPPVKELVAAS, encoded by the coding sequence ATGCACCTTTATCAGGACTACTTGGCGGAAATTGAGGAACGCAAAGCCGCGGGCTTGCATCCCAAGCCCATCGATGGCGCCGAACTGCTGGCTGAAATCATCGCCCAGATCAAAGACCCCTCCAACGAGTACCGGAAGCAGTCGCTCGACTTCCTGATTTACAATACCCTTCCCGGCACCACCAGCGCGGCCGGCGAGAAGGCCGCCTTCCTCGAGGAAATCATTCTCGGCAAATTGGTCGTGGAGGAAATCTCCCCCACCTTTGCCTTCGAGCTGCTCTCGCACATGAAGGGCGGGGCCTCCATCCAGACCCTTCTCAATCTCGCACTCGGCGAAGATGCCGGCGTTGCCAAGCAAGCCGCCGAGGTGCTCAAGACCCAGGTCTACCTCTACGACGCCGATACCTCGCGCCTCAAAGCTGCCTACGACGCTGGCAACCCGGTCGCGAAGGACATCCTTGAGAGTTACGCCGCGGCCGAGTTCTTCACCAAGCTCCCGGACGTCCCGGAAGAAGTCCAGGTAGTCACCTACATCGCGGCCGAGGGCGACATCTCGACCGACCTTCTTTCCCCCGGCAATCAGGCTCACTCCCGCTCCGACCGCGAGCTGCACGGCAAGTGCCTGATCAATGCAGAGGCTCAGGAAACCATCCAGGCCCTGCAGAAGCTTCACCCCGGCAAGAGCGTCATGCTCATCGCGGAGAAAGGCACCATGGGCGTGGGTTCTTCCCGCATGTCCGGCGTCAACAACGTCGCGCTCTGGACCGGCAAACAGGCCAGCAAGTACGTGCCCTTCGTGAACATCTTCCCGGTCGTCGCGGGCACCAACGGCATCTCCCCGATCTTCCTCACCACCGTCAGCGTCACCGGCGGCATCGGCCTCGATCTCAAGAACTGGGTCAAGAAGACCGATGCCGAAGGCAAGGTGGTCAAAGACGCCAACGGCGAGCCCATCCTGGAGCAGTCCTACTCGGTCGAAACCGGAACCGTCCTCACCATCAACACCAAGGAGAAGAAGCTCTACGGCGATGGCAAGGTGCTGGCCGACATTTCCTCTGCCTTCACCCCGCAGAAAGTTGAGTTCATCAAGGCGGGCGGCTCCTATGCCATCGTCTTCGGTAAGAAGCTCCAGACCTTCGCGGCCGAGACGCTGGGAATTGAAGCCCCCGTCGTCTTCGCTCCCGCCAAAGAAGTTTCCAATCCGGGACAAGGCCTCACCGCCGTCGAAAAGATCTTCAACCGCAACGCCGTTGGCACCACTCCCGGCCTGACCTTGCACGCCGGTTCCGACGTTCGGGTCAAAGTCAACATCGTCGGTTCACAGGACACCACCGGCCTGATGACCTCGCAGGAGCTGGAGGCCATGGCCGCAACCCTCATCTCGCCGACGGTCGACGCCGCCTACCAATCCGGCTGCCACACCGCTTCCGTTTGGGATAAGAAGGCCCAGGCCAATATCCCGAAGCTGATGTCCTTCATGCAGCGCTTCGGGCTCATCACCGCCCGCGACCCGAAGGACGGCTATCACGCCATGACGGACGTCATTCACAAGGTGCTCAATGACATCACCGTGGACGACTGGGACATCATCATCGGCGGCGACTCCCACACCCGCATGTCGAAGGGCGTCGCCTTTGGCGCGGACTCCGGCACCGTCGCCCTGGCTCTCGCCACCGGCGAAGCGACCATGCCCATTCCGCAGTCGGTCAAGGTGACCTTCAAGGGCACGCTCAAGCCCTACATGGATTTCCGCGACGTGGTTCACTCCACCCAGGCGCAGATGCTGAAGAAATTCGGCGAGAATGTCTTCCAGGGCCGCGTCATCGAGGTCCACATCGGCACCCTTCCTGCCGACCAGGCCTTCACCTTCACCGACTGGACCGCGGAGATGAAGGCCAAGGCTTCCATCTGCATTTCACAGCCTGAAACCCTCATCGAATCCCTGGAAACCGCGAAGCACCGCATCCAGATCATGATCGACAAGGGCATGGACAATGAAACCCAAGTCCTCCAGGGCCTGATCGACAAGGCCGACAAGCGCATTGCCGAGATCCGCTCCGGGGAAAAGCCGCCGCTCGCCCCCGATGCGAACGCCAAGTATCACGCCGAGATGGTCGTCGACCTCGACATCATCGACGAACCGATGATCGCCGACCCCGACGTCAACAACGAGGACGTCTCCAAGCGCTACACCCACGACGTCATCCGCGGACTCTCCTACTATGAAGGTAGTAAATCGGTTGATCTCGGCTTCGTCGGCTCCTGCATGGTTCACAAGGGCGACCTCAAGATCGTCGCCAAGATGCTCAAGAACCTCGAGCAGGCCCAGGGCAAGGTGGAGTTCAATGCACCTCTCGTGGTCGCCGCGCCGACTTACAACATCATCGACGAGCTCAAGGCCGAAGGCGACTGGGCCATCCTCGAGAAGTATTCCGGCTTCGAGTTCGACGACAACGCGCCGAAGACCGCCGCCCGCACCGAGTATCAGAACATGATGTATCTCGAGCGACCCGGCTGTAACCTCTGCATGGGCAACCAGGAGAAGGCCGAGAAAGGAGACACGGTCATGGCCACCTCGACCCGCCTCTTCCAAGGCCGCGTCGTCGAAGACACCGACCGGAAGAAGGGCGAGTCCCTCCTCTCCTCTACGCCCGTCGTCGTCCTTTCCGCCATCCTCGGCCGCACGCCGAGCTTGAATGAATACAAGACCGCCGTCGAAGGCATCGACCTCACCACCTTCGCCCCACCGGTGAAGGAGTTGGTGGCCGCCTCCTAA
- a CDS encoding putative quinol monooxygenase — MSLPQNLVTIHPYFKVHAGKREQAECLMREFVAKTKSEPLCLFYEFTVNEDEVFCREGYVGSAGVLAHLENVGAILGQMLTISDLTRLEFHGPAADIDQLRGPLGHLNPAWFVLKAGIER; from the coding sequence ATGAGCCTTCCCCAGAACCTCGTCACCATTCACCCGTATTTCAAAGTTCATGCCGGCAAGCGTGAGCAGGCAGAATGCCTTATGCGCGAATTCGTCGCGAAAACCAAAAGCGAGCCGCTGTGCCTGTTTTACGAGTTCACCGTGAACGAGGATGAGGTCTTCTGCCGCGAGGGCTACGTCGGCTCGGCCGGAGTGCTCGCCCACTTGGAAAACGTCGGCGCCATCCTCGGCCAGATGCTCACCATTTCCGATCTTACCCGCCTCGAATTCCACGGCCCTGCCGCGGATATCGACCAGCTCCGCGGCCCGCTCGGACATCTGAATCCGGCGTGGTTCGTCCTCAAGGCGGGCATTGAGAGGTAA
- a CDS encoding NPCBM/NEW2 domain-containing protein, which translates to MRPVVLRLFFAAAPLAAAEPAVTDADLAVANQSYGELRRDLSVDGNPLRSGGNTFASGLGSHASAEVPVTVPAGTARFSGAAGVDEEVGAGKGSVRFRILSGDAVLWESPVMKAGDAPAVFDIAVSAKTHRRLYLQADALDGNSYDHADWLDLKWTTGDTPDAGPTKIFSSEEFGLTPGDEKDQTPALRLALAALRSSPGSTLKLAKGVYHFHETGALKRHYHVSNHDQPEWQPVSVPLVDLRDVTLDGSGSTFLFHGSPAPFLIQDSEKVTVRGIAVDYVIPHLAQGIVTATGPGWYEMTVDPEKFPHEVRNGWFTFRGDGWANPAGKGGIVFKASNGMIAPETADYNFGGPLTMLAPGRYRVEKDIAQSGIGTGDVLTLRQGPSRPHPAFVLYRAKDTVLEDCPIHAAHGMGILAQRSENIRVTGGGTHPAPGSGLHFSTNADATHYSNCKGLIVEENGLYSGMMDDAINVHATCLHIVEKVDAHTLRCRYMHEQAVGFEIALPGESLRFIKASTLTDGETRRIARIRRLSTQDILFTFETPVPDAVAAGDALENPDWHPEVIFRGNTVTNNRARGALFTTNRPVLVENNRFVRSSGSAILLAGDANGWFESGACHDVLIRKNLFEDNLTSRYQFTEALIAAYPEVPDLKDQTTRYHRNVRIEDNDFKTFDVPLVFAISVDGLAFTGNRVTYNTNYKSWNRPPFDFRSCDHTVIRDNKVENLPAERTWPE; encoded by the coding sequence ATGCGTCCCGTCGTCCTGCGCTTGTTTTTTGCCGCAGCTCCGTTAGCCGCCGCAGAACCCGCTGTCACTGACGCCGACCTGGCGGTGGCGAACCAAAGTTATGGCGAGCTGCGCCGGGATCTCTCGGTTGATGGCAATCCGCTGCGCTCGGGCGGGAACACCTTTGCCAGCGGGCTCGGTTCGCATGCCTCCGCCGAGGTCCCTGTCACGGTGCCCGCCGGCACCGCGCGTTTCTCCGGTGCGGCTGGCGTGGATGAAGAAGTCGGCGCAGGCAAGGGATCGGTGCGCTTCCGCATCCTTTCCGGCGATGCCGTATTGTGGGAGTCCCCGGTGATGAAGGCAGGTGACGCACCAGCTGTCTTCGACATCGCCGTCTCCGCCAAGACCCACCGCCGGCTCTATCTCCAGGCCGATGCGCTCGATGGCAATAGCTACGACCACGCCGACTGGCTGGACCTGAAATGGACGACCGGAGACACGCCCGATGCCGGACCTACGAAGATCTTTTCCAGCGAAGAGTTTGGCCTCACGCCAGGCGATGAAAAGGACCAAACGCCCGCGCTTCGTCTCGCTCTGGCTGCCTTGCGCAGCTCGCCAGGCTCCACATTGAAACTTGCGAAAGGGGTCTATCATTTCCACGAGACCGGCGCGCTGAAGCGCCACTATCATGTCTCGAATCACGACCAACCGGAGTGGCAGCCGGTGTCCGTGCCACTTGTCGATCTACGCGACGTCACGCTCGATGGCTCCGGCTCCACCTTCCTCTTCCACGGTTCGCCGGCGCCCTTTCTCATCCAGGATTCGGAAAAGGTCACCGTGCGCGGTATTGCGGTCGACTACGTCATCCCGCACCTCGCGCAGGGCATCGTCACCGCTACCGGTCCCGGTTGGTATGAGATGACGGTGGATCCGGAAAAGTTCCCGCACGAGGTGCGCAACGGCTGGTTCACCTTCCGCGGCGATGGCTGGGCCAATCCGGCCGGAAAGGGCGGCATCGTTTTCAAGGCCTCCAATGGCATGATCGCGCCGGAAACCGCTGATTATAACTTCGGCGGCCCGCTCACCATGCTCGCTCCAGGGCGCTACCGGGTGGAAAAGGACATCGCCCAGTCAGGCATCGGCACCGGTGATGTGCTTACCCTGCGCCAAGGCCCCTCACGTCCGCATCCGGCATTCGTGCTCTACCGCGCAAAGGACACGGTTTTGGAAGACTGCCCGATCCACGCCGCGCATGGCATGGGGATCCTCGCCCAGCGCTCCGAAAACATCCGCGTCACCGGCGGCGGTACTCACCCCGCGCCCGGCTCCGGCCTTCACTTCTCCACCAACGCCGACGCCACTCACTACTCGAATTGCAAGGGCCTCATCGTCGAAGAAAACGGCCTCTATTCCGGCATGATGGACGATGCCATCAACGTCCACGCCACCTGCCTACATATCGTCGAAAAGGTCGACGCGCACACGCTGCGCTGCCGCTACATGCACGAGCAGGCCGTGGGCTTTGAGATCGCCTTGCCCGGCGAAAGCCTCCGCTTCATCAAGGCCAGCACGCTCACCGATGGTGAGACGCGTCGCATTGCCAGGATCCGCCGGCTCAGCACGCAGGACATCCTTTTCACCTTCGAGACGCCAGTGCCCGACGCCGTGGCCGCTGGCGATGCGCTTGAGAATCCGGACTGGCATCCCGAGGTCATCTTCCGCGGCAACACGGTCACCAACAACCGGGCCCGCGGCGCGCTCTTCACCACGAACCGTCCCGTACTCGTGGAGAACAATCGCTTCGTGCGCTCCTCCGGCTCCGCCATCCTGCTCGCAGGCGATGCCAATGGCTGGTTCGAGTCCGGCGCCTGCCACGACGTCCTCATCCGCAAGAACCTCTTCGAGGACAACCTGACCTCGCGCTACCAATTCACCGAGGCCCTCATCGCCGCCTATCCGGAAGTGCCCGACCTCAAGGACCAGACCACGCGTTATCACCGCAACGTCCGCATCGAGGACAATGACTTCAAGACCTTCGATGTCCCGCTGGTCTTCGCCATCTCGGTCGATGGCCTCGCCTTCACCGGCAACCGCGTGACTTACAACACGAATTACAAGTCGTGGAATCGCCCGCCCTTCGACTTTCGAAGCTGCGACCACACCGTCATCCGCGACAACAAGGTCGAAAACCTTCCCGCCGAACGGACTTGGCCGGAGTGA
- a CDS encoding ArsR/SmtB family transcription factor — protein MEITSDFEPDVFHAISHRARREMLDQLTDDERSVSVIASHFSMSRPAVSQHLRILLDAGLVTERRHGRERRYRLVPEKLAPVRDWIAHYERFWDDHLQRLQNHLSKKNEK, from the coding sequence ATGGAGATCACCTCCGATTTCGAGCCCGACGTCTTTCACGCGATCAGCCACCGCGCGCGGCGTGAGATGCTGGATCAGCTCACGGACGACGAGCGCTCGGTCAGCGTGATCGCCTCGCACTTTTCCATGAGCCGGCCAGCGGTCTCTCAGCATCTCCGGATCCTGCTCGATGCCGGATTGGTCACCGAGCGGCGGCACGGTCGTGAACGCCGCTACCGTCTCGTCCCGGAGAAGCTCGCCCCGGTGCGCGACTGGATCGCCCACTACGAGCGCTTCTGGGACGACCACCTCCAACGCCTCCAGAACCACCTCTCAAAGAAGAACGAGAAATGA
- a CDS encoding SRPBCC family protein, translating into MINNTIQRELHLPQPREQVWEAIANRDALADWMYPNDFEPRVGHPFTFQVPPKPEVGFEGLIVRCEVLECEPPGWLMFSWSVAGPVENTRVSFRLESEGDGTRLLFEHAGFDLSQPGGKQAFGGAQYGWAMMLEKLTTVLSNQGNQP; encoded by the coding sequence ATGATCAACAACACGATCCAACGGGAACTTCACCTTCCCCAGCCGCGCGAGCAGGTCTGGGAAGCCATCGCCAACCGCGACGCCCTGGCGGACTGGATGTATCCCAATGATTTCGAGCCGCGCGTGGGCCACCCCTTCACCTTCCAAGTCCCGCCGAAACCCGAGGTCGGCTTCGAGGGCTTGATCGTGCGCTGCGAGGTCTTGGAATGCGAGCCACCCGGCTGGCTGATGTTCTCGTGGTCGGTCGCCGGCCCGGTGGAGAATACCCGGGTCAGCTTCCGGCTGGAGTCCGAGGGCGATGGCACTCGCCTCCTCTTCGAGCACGCCGGCTTCGATCTCTCGCAGCCCGGCGGCAAGCAAGCCTTCGGCGGCGCCCAGTATGGCTGGGCGATGATGCTGGAGAAACTCACCACCGTTCTCTCAAACCAAGGAAACCAACCATGA